DNA sequence from the Trichocoleus desertorum ATA4-8-CV12 genome:
TCATGAATCCGAGGAGAGAGATAAGCTGCTAACTCCCGCCAACGAGTTGCACCGACTTCAACCCCACGTAGCTCTAGGCGTAGTAGCAGGGCGATCGCTCCTACCTGGTCTTTAGGAGAGTCTAGGCGGGCTCGCCCCCAAACTTTAGTGTCATACAAATGCAGGACAGTAGAGAAATCTTGGCGTTCTAGGTAATAGAGAGCAATATGCCACCAGTTATGGGTATACAGCATAGAATTGCAATTTTCCCAGGTATCCGCCAAGCTCTCCATCCAAGCAATCCCTTCCTCGACGCGGCCTTGAGTTTCCAGCACATGAGCGACAGCATGATGTGCCCAAGGGTCATGGCGATTTATTTCGGTAGCTTTTCGTCCCATTGCTTCTGCTTCTAAGAGGCGGTGGCACTGCTCCAAACCAAAGGCAATCATGCCATAGAGATAATGCAGATGGAGATGCTCAGCATCGGTAGGTAATACCTTTTCCGCAATCTGGAGCAGCCCTGCCTGATCTCCTTGATAAAAGTAATGGTACTGGCCTTGCTGCACCGAAAGAAGATCTTGAGGATATTGATCGGTAATTGCTTCGTGAGCCGCGATCGCCTGGTCAATATCGCCTCTAGCCCAAGCAACGACTGCACTTACCCACTGTTGCTCTCGCTGTGTAGCTTTTGCCTGATGTTGAATGGCAGCTCTGAGGTAAGGAGTGGCTTGCTCCCACGCAACAGCACTCTCTTGGGAAAGATAGTAAGCTGCCGCGAAGGCATGGGCGATCGCACAGGTTGGATTGGCACTCACGGCTTGGAGAATAGCAGCTTCTGCTTGTCTACCGTAGCTGAGGGATTGGTCAATGAATTGATCAATGGCCGCGATCGCCTCTGCCGAAGCAGTAGTGACATCCAGTCCTTGAGCATCCTTTAGCATTGTTTATCCTTCCCAATCAAAAAGCTACTTTCGTCAGCGCTAGTGAGTGTTCTGAGCCCAAAACGCTCGTTTAGACTGCTGTTTTTTTATGCAAGCTAGGCTCCCAAGCGAGGCCAGCTACCAAGAATTTGTTAAAATACAGTAACTTGGTCGGCATACCGTACTTTGTTCTTCAGTAGCAGTTTGACATAGAGCAGGTAAAAATGGCAAGACTTAAACCCGGTTATCCTATCGGAATTTAGGTGTATTACTTTGGTGACTTGTTTTATCCCCGCAGATATGCCCTCACCCGCAAAGCAGAGAAGCCATAAAAATGCTCCCCTCAACCAAAAGCTTGAAGGGAGTAAAGTGGCATTAAATTGCAGTAAAAGCTATAAACAGGAGAACGCTTTAGGCAACCGATTGCTGTACCATTAAATTCACATTGGCATTTTGCAATCCGGGCTGCTTTACTTCTGCCAATGTTTTGTTGATGGCATATTTCTGATTAATACTGCTCATTAAATTGGCCAAGTTGTGATTTTTGGCGACACCCCAAAGATCAGCAATTAAGTCAAAAGATCCCTGTTGATTACGTGCCCAACCTATGTCGTAATCGCCCTCAAGAGCTACTACAATGTCAGCCCGAACTTTTTGACCACAAGTGCCCCGGACATCTGCATCTACCTTGGCAACCAGGCCTAAGTCTGCGAGAGAGGCTTTGAGTAGTTCAGCATCCGTGAGCTTGCTGCGG
Encoded proteins:
- a CDS encoding tetratricopeptide repeat protein; the protein is MLKDAQGLDVTTASAEAIAAIDQFIDQSLSYGRQAEAAILQAVSANPTCAIAHAFAAAYYLSQESAVAWEQATPYLRAAIQHQAKATQREQQWVSAVVAWARGDIDQAIAAHEAITDQYPQDLLSVQQGQYHYFYQGDQAGLLQIAEKVLPTDAEHLHLHYLYGMIAFGLEQCHRLLEAEAMGRKATEINRHDPWAHHAVAHVLETQGRVEEGIAWMESLADTWENCNSMLYTHNWWHIALYYLERQDFSTVLHLYDTKVWGRARLDSPKDQVGAIALLLRLELRGVEVGATRWRELAAYLSPRIHEHALPFQDLHYVYALARTHQQDQVQEMLQSMEAHAHRIKPALQQPWIEIALPAAKGMVAHAQQDWQQAIALLRPVLSQLGAIGGSHAQRELFEQVYADALKQTEQAQDIHAFSQKQRSFQQNGTSRPRITSIHGHQSLTVKAS
- a CDS encoding DUF1257 domain-containing protein, with the protein product MSHFSTLRSKLTDAELLKASLADLGLVAKVDADVRGTCGQKVRADIVVALEGDYDIGWARNQQGSFDLIADLWGVAKNHNLANLMSSINQKYAINKTLAEVKQPGLQNANVNLMVQQSVA